Proteins from a genomic interval of Microbacterium esteraromaticum:
- a CDS encoding dihydrolipoyl dehydrogenase family protein, whose translation MTDEYDLIVLGGGPVGENIADRAVQGGLTAVIVENELVGGECSYWACMPSKALLRPIHAAHAAERVRGVSGASLDPREVLARRDAFAAHWSDAGQVDWLRDSGIDLVRGRGRLSAEREVTVVTDDGERMLRARHAVAIATGSEAVIPGIPGLAEAEPWTSREATSAQEVPESLVIIGGGVVAVEMATAFAGLGSRVTLLARTGLLGGMEPFAGERVATGLLEMGVDVRLNTETTEVRRQGARVRVTAGGAQITAAEVLVATGRRPRSTDIGVEFVGLEAGAAVPVDDTMLVPGTDWLYAVGDINARAMLTHQGKYQARAAGDVIVARSRGEVVADQPWGRHVASADHSAVPHVVFSRPEVASVGMTADAARAAGHRIEVVDQDLGAVAGAALHADGYAGLARMIVDTERDVVLGVTFVGDDVAEILPAATIAVAGDVPISRLWHAVPAYPTMGEIWLRLLEAYGRSSA comes from the coding sequence ATGACCGATGAGTACGACCTGATCGTGTTGGGCGGCGGGCCGGTGGGAGAGAACATCGCCGATCGCGCCGTGCAGGGCGGACTCACCGCCGTCATCGTCGAGAACGAGTTGGTGGGCGGCGAATGCTCGTACTGGGCGTGCATGCCCTCGAAGGCGCTGCTGCGCCCGATCCACGCGGCGCACGCCGCTGAGCGGGTGCGCGGTGTCTCCGGCGCCTCGCTCGACCCCCGCGAGGTGCTGGCCCGCCGAGACGCGTTCGCGGCGCACTGGTCGGATGCCGGACAGGTCGACTGGTTGCGCGACTCCGGCATCGACCTCGTCCGCGGTCGTGGTCGGCTCAGTGCCGAGCGCGAGGTGACCGTCGTCACCGACGACGGAGAGCGGATGCTGCGCGCTCGCCACGCGGTGGCGATCGCCACCGGCTCGGAGGCTGTGATCCCCGGCATCCCGGGTCTTGCCGAGGCGGAGCCCTGGACGAGCCGTGAGGCCACGAGCGCGCAGGAGGTGCCCGAGTCGCTGGTGATCATCGGCGGCGGGGTGGTGGCCGTCGAGATGGCGACGGCATTCGCCGGACTCGGATCGCGGGTGACGCTGCTGGCACGCACCGGGCTGCTCGGCGGCATGGAGCCGTTCGCCGGTGAGCGGGTGGCCACGGGTCTGCTCGAGATGGGCGTCGATGTGCGTCTGAACACCGAGACCACCGAGGTGCGTCGCCAGGGAGCGCGGGTGCGCGTCACGGCCGGCGGCGCGCAGATCACCGCCGCCGAAGTGCTCGTCGCCACCGGGCGACGGCCCCGCAGCACCGACATCGGCGTCGAGTTCGTGGGGCTCGAAGCCGGTGCGGCGGTGCCCGTCGACGACACGATGCTGGTGCCCGGAACCGATTGGCTGTATGCCGTCGGCGACATCAACGCCCGCGCGATGCTCACCCACCAGGGCAAGTATCAGGCCCGCGCTGCGGGTGATGTGATCGTGGCCCGCTCGCGCGGCGAGGTCGTGGCCGATCAGCCGTGGGGCCGGCATGTGGCATCCGCCGATCACTCCGCCGTGCCGCACGTGGTCTTCTCGCGACCTGAGGTCGCATCGGTCGGGATGACCGCGGATGCCGCCCGCGCGGCCGGCCATCGCATCGAGGTCGTCGATCAGGACCTCGGCGCCGTGGCGGGAGCCGCACTGCACGCCGACGGCTATGCGGGTCTGGCCCGCATGATCGTCGACACCGAGCGGGACGTCGTGTTGGGTGTCACGTTCGTGGGCGACGACGTGGCTGAGATACTGCCGGCGGCGACGATCGCCGTGGCCGGTGACGTGCCGATCAGCAGGCTGTGGCACGCCGTGCCCGCGTACCCGACGATGGGCGAGATCTGGCTGCGCCTGCTGGAGGCCTATGGGCGGTCATCGGCCTGA
- a CDS encoding ABC transporter permease — protein sequence MSWVVDNLGLIFELTLVHLRQSMIAIVLGLVLSIPLGWVAWRFRLVRGPVIVLTGLLYTIPSLALLILMPAALGYSVISEANLVAALTIYAVAILVRAVADGLDSVDPGVRQSATAMGYAAPRRFWGVELPLAGPVILAGLRVTAVSTISLATVGILIGVTNLGYLFTNGQQRRLVAEVLAGVVAVVIIALLVDLLLRLLGRVLMPWSRTVQAVGGAS from the coding sequence ATGAGCTGGGTCGTCGACAACCTCGGGCTGATCTTCGAGCTGACTCTGGTGCATCTGCGCCAGAGCATGATCGCGATCGTGCTCGGCCTGGTGCTCTCGATTCCGCTCGGCTGGGTGGCCTGGCGATTCCGGCTGGTGCGCGGCCCGGTTATCGTGCTCACCGGCCTGCTCTACACGATCCCGTCGCTGGCCCTGCTGATCCTGATGCCCGCCGCGCTCGGCTACTCGGTCATCAGTGAAGCCAACCTCGTCGCGGCGCTGACGATCTACGCCGTCGCGATCCTTGTGCGCGCCGTGGCCGACGGGCTCGACTCGGTCGACCCGGGCGTGCGTCAGTCGGCGACCGCGATGGGATACGCGGCGCCGCGCCGATTCTGGGGTGTGGAACTGCCGTTGGCGGGTCCCGTCATCCTCGCCGGGCTGCGGGTGACGGCCGTGTCGACCATCTCGTTGGCGACCGTGGGGATTCTGATCGGGGTGACCAACCTGGGCTACCTGTTCACCAACGGGCAGCAGCGCCGCCTGGTGGCCGAGGTGCTCGCGGGCGTGGTCGCCGTGGTGATCATCGCGCTGCTCGTCGACCTGCTGCTGCGTCTGCTCGGTCGCGTGCTCATGCCGTGGTCCAGAACCGTTCAGGCCGTCGGAGGTGCGTCATGA
- a CDS encoding ABC transporter ATP-binding protein — MIEFRSVTKTFPDGTRAVDDFSLVLPSRKTTVFVGSSGCGKTTLLRMINRMVEPTTGDVQIDGESVLGADPVALRRSIGYVMQNSGLMPHFTVLDNVATVLRLTGAGRRQAHERARVMLDTVGLDQALADRYPSQLSGGQQQRVGVARGLAADPNILLMDEPFGAVDPIVRADLQQELIRLQSELDKTVVFVTHDIDEAFLLGDQVVILDKGARVVQVGSPSEIIENPADDFVAAFIGAERGRRALRVKQTARGAVVVDSEGRTQGRLLADAADASSATP; from the coding sequence ATGATCGAGTTCCGCTCCGTCACCAAGACCTTTCCCGACGGCACCCGTGCCGTCGATGACTTCAGCCTGGTGCTGCCCTCGCGAAAGACGACTGTGTTCGTCGGTTCGTCGGGGTGCGGCAAGACCACCCTGCTGCGCATGATCAACCGCATGGTCGAGCCCACGACGGGCGATGTGCAGATCGACGGCGAAAGCGTGCTTGGCGCCGATCCGGTCGCGCTGCGCCGCAGCATCGGCTACGTCATGCAGAACTCCGGCCTGATGCCGCACTTCACCGTGCTCGACAACGTCGCCACGGTGCTGCGCCTGACCGGTGCCGGGCGTCGGCAGGCGCACGAGCGCGCCCGCGTCATGCTCGACACCGTCGGCCTCGATCAGGCTCTCGCCGATCGCTACCCCAGCCAGCTCTCGGGCGGGCAGCAGCAACGCGTCGGCGTTGCCCGCGGCCTTGCCGCCGACCCGAACATCCTGCTCATGGACGAACCCTTCGGGGCCGTCGATCCGATTGTGCGCGCAGATCTGCAGCAAGAGCTCATCCGTCTGCAGAGCGAGCTCGACAAGACCGTCGTGTTCGTCACGCACGACATCGACGAGGCGTTCCTGCTCGGTGACCAGGTCGTCATTCTCGACAAGGGCGCGCGCGTGGTGCAGGTCGGCAGCCCCAGCGAGATCATCGAGAACCCCGCCGACGACTTCGTCGCGGCGTTCATCGGGGCAGAGCGCGGCCGCCGCGCGCTGCGGGTGAAGCAGACCGCGCGCGGTGCTGTCGTCGTCGACTCCGAGGGGCGCACCCAGGGACGCCTGCTCGCGGATGCTGCGGATGCGAGCTCTGCGACGCCATGA
- a CDS encoding lactonase family protein translates to MTRFWTGGYGPDMDGDGDGIGILSVDEGRGPSTLRHRGTAARAASPSWLVAHPTLDVVYAALEGAGKVQAFARDGETTLRPLAPPVAAGEGVCHLAVSPGGRMLIASCYGDGRVISFGLADDGRLVEPVTDKAAALRAALLGGDQSTEERRHAASDPHPLPAGEDPRKSHAHAAVFLPDGRIATTDLGFDLVRIWRATSGALDLDHEVVLPRGTGPRHLVMHPSGHLHVVTEYSCEVFTLASDRAGTWGLVSATTASPIAQPGFDFPAELAASRDGHTLYTALRGSNTLAALRVRGGGESLEPLALAESGVDWPRHHLVHDGTLLVSGQRSNTISVVDLDERTGAPRDVRHVTAAPTPSHVLPAR, encoded by the coding sequence ATGACGCGGTTCTGGACGGGGGGCTACGGGCCCGACATGGACGGCGACGGCGACGGGATCGGGATCCTGTCGGTCGACGAAGGACGCGGGCCATCGACGTTGCGGCACCGCGGCACGGCGGCCCGGGCCGCCTCACCCTCATGGCTCGTCGCGCACCCGACGCTCGACGTCGTCTACGCCGCACTGGAGGGCGCCGGCAAGGTACAGGCGTTCGCCCGCGACGGCGAGACGACCCTGCGTCCGCTCGCCCCGCCCGTCGCGGCAGGGGAGGGCGTGTGCCACCTCGCGGTGTCACCCGGAGGGCGGATGCTGATCGCCAGCTGCTACGGCGACGGGCGCGTCATCAGCTTCGGCCTCGCCGACGACGGCCGACTCGTCGAACCGGTGACCGATAAGGCTGCTGCGCTGCGGGCCGCCCTCCTCGGCGGCGATCAGTCCACCGAGGAGCGCCGGCATGCGGCATCCGACCCCCATCCCCTTCCGGCGGGGGAGGATCCCCGGAAATCGCACGCGCACGCGGCGGTCTTCTTGCCCGACGGGCGCATCGCCACCACCGACCTCGGGTTCGACCTGGTGCGGATCTGGCGCGCCACCTCGGGCGCGCTCGACCTCGACCACGAGGTCGTGCTGCCTCGCGGCACCGGGCCCCGGCACCTCGTGATGCATCCCAGTGGGCACCTGCACGTGGTGACCGAGTACTCGTGTGAGGTGTTCACGCTGGCATCCGATCGGGCCGGGACGTGGGGTCTGGTCTCGGCCACCACGGCGTCGCCGATCGCGCAGCCGGGTTTCGACTTTCCCGCCGAACTCGCCGCCTCGCGCGACGGGCACACGCTCTACACGGCCCTGCGCGGCAGCAACACGCTCGCCGCGCTGCGCGTGCGCGGCGGCGGCGAGTCACTCGAACCGCTCGCGCTCGCCGAATCGGGGGTGGATTGGCCGCGCCACCACCTCGTACACGACGGCACGCTGCTCGTATCGGGGCAGCGGTCGAACACGATCAGCGTCGTCGATCTCGACGAGCGCACCGGCGCACCGCGCGACGTGCGTCACGTCACGGCCGCACCCACGCCGTCGCACGTGCTGCCCGCGCGCTGA